GTAGTAGTTTCCCTTTGTTCATTaataagatatatatatatctatatatatataactatacctaaatataaataagcataaatatcttttaatttcccatgaaaaaataattttatatataaattttccaTCTCAAATgaaacacaaaaaaagcatcatatataatgcatatCGTGTATccttataatatttaataaacaggttagaaaaacatataataacatttttaatgcatatgtaaataaaagttTGCCACTTTAATATAATGATTTATACTATATTATTCCTACCTTTTTgaatttatcattttttttttatttcattgataaaatataacacgtattatttttgtactcatcatatacatatatatacatatttatataatgaatatgcacatttgtattcatataatttatgtataaatgtgtgtattcataatattctgttatgtatattaatgTAGAACAATATTGCATGTTAATGTAATATcttcttaaaaaatatgaacgtacataaaatttaacGATTTATAAGCTAgctatctttttttttcttatataaatagctatatgcatttatttttttttttatttcatttatatggctagtattttattttgtgcataaaaatgtatttctttattcATGAGTAATGTTGTGATATGTGTTGTCATGATAGATAGAACATGATACAATATTGTTCTGCATTATTGTAACATggatatgcatacatatctatatatagaaaGAAAGAGAGATACATGATTATGCACATATACCCCAATTTACATATCCTACATGTACAGACAATTTTATAcaacacatttttttttttttattgaattattaaaaggTCCTTTGTaattatacttatttattataaaaaattataaattttgaaaataaacatgACAGAAGCTGAAAACtcaaaaatagaaaaaccAAATTTTGATGCTTATACCGAAAAATTAGGAAGTATATCTGAATCAATTGACCAgattaaaaagaaaattgtaagaaatataaaacaaaataaaccTCCACTTACCTATGCATGATTATGCTTATGattatgattatattatagATATCCGGAAATACGTATGTACATTTGTTTTATGCCTGTTCATATATCTTGCGTTGTTTTGTGCTCTTTATTAGGACAACTTgcaaaaggaaataaaaatagcaaATAGAGGAAAAGAagaatataacaaaaaaaaaaaagatattgTAACAAGAATTGATTCATTTCAAAATGAGATTGACAAATTAGAAAACGAAAGAAGAGGCATTCTTGATCAAATCGAACAAAAgcaaaaacataaaaaggAATTGAGAGTAAATGCccaaaacataaaaaaacaaataggatttgaaaatgaagaagatatagaaaaaaaaatcagagagattgaaaataaattaatgaCATCAACTATTTCAATcaaagaagaaaaagtaTTAATAAACCAAATACAAGCATTAAATAAGAACAGGCCACTTTTCTCCTCCTACAGcaaaattgaaaatgcAGCAAGTAAATACGATGACGAAACTATAGGTAAGGAagcataataaataatgtgtCCCATGTACAGATACATAATTAGTTATGCTGTGTTTTATTCCTCTTAAATGTGCGCACAGCTATTTATGTCAATTTATCAATtttcaactttttttaacttcGCAGTACCACTAAAAGCCAAAATGGACGAAATaagggaaaaaataaacaaactacgaaacgaaaaaaaaaacgaacgaaataaattaaaagaattacAAAACAGCTATCAAGAAAGAAATAGTAAACTAAATGAACTTAACAACTTAAGAGATAGTTattctaaaaaaatgaatcacTACTTTATGGAAAGGAGAACTATAACAGTCGAActagaagaaaaaaaaaaacaatatagaAGTTATagaataaatttattacaagctaaacaacaaaaattaaaagaagaaagagaaagaaaaaatctagaatttgaaaaacaaaatttagaaaaagaaTTAGAGGATATTGATGCATTACCATATAGAGAAGAATTGGCACtaattgaaaatatgttatcatatttaaaaaaattccaaGATGATGCAAAAATGGAAGAAGcaaaaaaacaacaaaattcatcaaataaaaaaaccaATGGGGAAGTAGAAAAaccaaatgaaaataataaggaaGAAGgagataataaaacaaaaaatgaaaataaaaaaggaaaaaataaaaaagataaacaaaaaacatttaaacTTGATATGAACATACTCTGCTATTTTGTAACTGCTGGAATAGCACCACCAGTTAGTTTTGATGAAATTGATCCATGTATTTCTAAATTACATGAAAAGAGGGCTATGTATGAAAAGAAACGTGATGATAGTGTTAAAAATGTAGAAAATCGAAGAAAAAGTTTGACCACCAAAATTAAAGGTATATACAGCcattctatatattatgacCATGTTCATGCAAATATGTCGATTTTTATTGTAACAAATATTATGCACCCCTTTTTTAGCTCGACttactaatattttttacttttttttttttgcagaAATTGAGGATAAGCTTGCTGTATTTAAACCAGCAGAATATACTAAAGgaaacaaaacaaataaagcCAAGgcataaacataaatatgagAAAGCCTTGTAAATTAATTAGATgaaaagatatatatatatgtgcgttatatttatatatatttatatgtgtgtgtacAAATTCCAAATTTATATTGCATTtctcttttctttttttttgtttttttttaagatatacataatgtatatatatgtgtttatatggtgtgtatatatatgtatgcatatttttttatttttgaaataatatCTGTTTTGTTCATTAAGTGCTTAATGTTGTTATAAATATCGTGCTGAAAATTAATGAAAGagaaagatataaaaaaagaaaaaaaaaaaaaaacatatttatgattgtttaattttacattttcattattgagttatttaaatgtacaacgttgtatatttataaactaaattaaaataataaacaagcatataaatataaaattagtaaaaattaaaactacaataattatcttaataatttttatatttatcatttctCTTATCTCTTAGcgatatttataaatgtatttattatattgctATTTCGtacaatattaaatatgctCGATTTTCAACACATTATACTTGATCATGTCACATATATGTAGCTATATAGAAAGATAGAGTAAAAGACCTTGTCTCCTAACTATAACAATATGTTGCCCTTTTGTATGCTTAgacaaaatatttgaaaaatgacattaaaataatttgtacATAATAAAAGTTTTATCAAATGCCATTCTTTAGGCCAATTGCTCATCGCAGTTGGTTTAATACATAATTAAACAACCCTGTGTGtgcaaattttaaaatatgttgcatttttaaaatgaattGCATACATGCTTATTttaacataaaattattcttAACATGTTTATTCaagtatatgcatatatattataatggGTCTCTCTCTTTTTAtagttaataaattatgatactctttcttttaatataatttttataaacgtATATTGGACAATGGAaattttccattatttatgtaatcaccttttaaaaaaatataataatgcataAGCATAATTAACAGTAAAATTATGGagagaaataaaaagaattttGTGAAGAAAGTGTTGTTTATATacccatatatatatacttgatcaatgtaaaaaaaaaacaaaattataaaaacataaaaatttacaaaatttttaatactacaattaatttttttatttaatttatttatttttaatttttattttaattattttctctttttctcttacaattttattttttgcaaaatatatcattaatttATGCAATAAAGTGTAAATgcataaaaaggaaaaaaactCAGTTCAATTTATGTAAATCGTGTTATGGCAAAGagaaattttatatacaaagagaaaaaagaaaagaacaTGATCGATAGGAAGAAAACGAGAATAATTAAGTCTATCAATATTTACACATAAAGGATTTTCTTCTCTTACATCcctttaattttgtttgcctttttgttttttatgaattttcttttgattttttttaagaatgGAATCGTCTTATAGAAAAACACGAACAATCGAATTACAAAAAAGGAAAGTAACACaatcaaaaaatgtgtCTTCCTTATCAGAAAGAAAGCTTCCTAACATTTATGCGGtaatacaaaaaacaacaaatggatttttattttatgtacaGATAGCTATGAACATATTTCCTTGGTCTTACCCCCAAATATACATGAACGTTcatgtaaaatatacaaatttatttttttttgttagcCAAAAGATTTTGATGAAAATTCAACAATAATTGTTTGTAATTTTCCTCAAACAACTACAATTAATGAATGTAGAAATTTTATGCAATGGATAGGTCCAATTATCAAAGTTGAGAAGATATCATCATTAATgcaagaaaataattttgttgtTGTCTTTTGCAATCCATATTTTGCTAAGgttatattcaaaaacaTTTCAAATGGCTAGCTACTGACATTTCGAGCTATGCACGTGTGTGtgcgttttttttattcacaTTTTTACCCACGTTTTTATATGCCCATTTTCAGGTAGCACTTGAAACccctttattatatgaaaacaaaacaaaactCTTTACAAAAGCAGTTGAAAAAAGGGACACACTTTGGAAAGGAATTAATGATATGCTTTCGACCAATATcagttttttttcataaaatggaaaaagaaACATATGGGCATACCTAGTTGTATATATAGGGAATGCATATGTTATCATCAAATGGAGGgtacaaaaaatagtatttcGTATAACCCATCACATTCGATTTTATTACTCCCGATTTTATAAGCAGTGGCATTATATATTGCCCTGCCTTcatttactatttttttaagtgtGTGCAagcttttaattttttcttctcctattctttttttttttttgctatataaaaattaaaattatatttgttaaacatataatgtattattgtctaatttttgtttatttttttgtattacgatttttttaatattatttttaacacaattataaaaaaaatatttcctatacatttttatataatgaattaaatgtaaattatatgaacagCAATGTTAATTAATTCTTAACATTCATGcaatatgaacaaaattacagccatattttcttttcacATATCTTATAGTATATAAGAAAAGTTCAGATTATTGGTATTTTTTGGGGTTTCTACGAAATAGGTGTTGTATAttcccttttttaaatatgtttattagTCTTGCTGgaaaattgttaatatatttaaataataaagcaacatatttatatggatATGTAGATATATTTGTTGTATACCCACAATACACAATTTTTGTTCCAACACAAATGTTGTTGTACAAAAAAGTCCAATAAACTTCTtgtaatatttatcatGTGTAATAagattattcttttttgttttttcataatattttagtaaattttttttatttatatatgcatatctTACGAATAGAGTAAGGGACTTTATGTTGTGTATCATATGAACAGAggaataattttcataactttttaaatacattatTGTATTGTAGTAAAATATCATGTATATACAGCGtgttatacatatacatatgtcctatatatataaatatagcatGAATTATGCTCAGGTGTATGGGCGTAAGTCAGTCCCTTTGGTTATTAGTAAAAACATGTACCACATAAATacttatgtaaatatattctctgttaacatatatatttttatttaactaTGCCAtggttttaaaaattgtatttttttttaaatttaaagtTATAAACacgaatttttttcatttctccCCCCCTTACCATTATCTTTGTATGACAACGAAATGggaatttatatacaagTGAACGCGTATATCCCGTTTTATTTGCTTtccaaattataaatttcttaaaatatactatgcatatacattGTGTATGCATTGTAGTGAACTTAttgataaacaaaaaaatcatattaaTCATTACACACGCATGCATACAACAATGGTATAGTAGCCATACCCATAAAATGGGAAAATCACAAAGGGAGGGGATAGAGTAAACCATCCAAACAAAGTAGTGAAAGAGGTTGTAATAATGGTACTCTTCTGTTCACCCCCTTTACAACTTCGTACTCAGCCAAACATAGATAGGCCAGCTATTAATCACAGCATTCATTTACAAAAGAAATGAACTagaatattaataaaaataaaaaaactaaaTCTTTACACACCGTTAAACTAACGCCGAAAAGGCTTATAAAAGGAATACTACcaattaaatgaaattcACACAGCCCAAATATGTTGTTACGTTGTAAATACTTATGCAAATGCAAatgttcaaaaaaaattaaatgtatTACAGAGTAAATaagttttgtttttttaatggcTTCTAGTGAAACCTTGTATTTATAGTGTttaagttataaaaaaataaatatttacattttctacattcaattaaaacattttttcttccatttttacgaaaaaaataatattaaaatagaacataaaaaataacgaaTAAAGCGAATATAATGAAGGAAAcgaataaaagaaaaaaacatattttttcttatttttcttttttacatttatttcataCTCCAATAAGTacaagtatatatatactttttcatAATGACATATGCATTATGTGTTACTTTGATAAataacatttatatatgcacacacaGAATGTGTACAcatacatgtatatatatataatgtacTACATCATCTATTTTTCTTGAAATCTGTTATaagataatttaataatctTGGTTAGCTGTGGCACCTGATTTTAATTGGGATTTTTTTGGTAACAATACATTGTGGATGTTTGGTAAAACTCCTCCAGAGGCGAATGTAACACCTGCTAAGAATTTATTCAATTCTTCGTCATTTCTTACAGCTAATTGTATGTGCCTTGGTGTGATtcttgattttttattatctctTGCTGCATTTCCAGCTAATTCTAAAATTTCAGCACATAAGTATTCCAAAACGGCTGCTAAATATACAGGTGCACCTGCTCCTACTCTTTTTGcgtattttccttttttaagATATCTTCCAATTCTTCCGACTGGGAATTGAAGTCCTGCCTTTGCGGAATTTGAAGTTCCCTTAACAGCTTTTTTGCGACCGGTTTTTCCTTTTGCTgacattttttcaaaataataataaataaaacttttttattaaaatttaaaaaatctgaaaaataattttcacaaataaaatatatttgtttcccttaaaaaaaaatatgtttaaatgTATGAATTCTTTAttcgttttatttatatgtatatatatatgtatacttttcagttctcttttttttttatatttattattttaaaaaaaaaatatattattttaatatgtgttaatgcatatgcatataaattcttttcaaattaaaaaaaaaaaaaaaaaatgcaaaatgtgctaaaaaaaataatcgcGCTAttgattaaaaaaaaaaaaaggcaATAAtccgaaaaaaaaaacactaaaaaaaaaaaaaaaggcaataaaaaatattcagaATATTAATTTGTCTTCAAAAAATACACGTATCGTTATATATGTGCAACAAAATCCAGTTTATAtgagcaaaaaaaaatatatatatatgtattacgggtttgtatttatttcattttttaccAAATAACGCAATTTTATCCCATATAAgcgattattatttttttttttttgtattttttttttttcgctacattatttaatgaCTCAAATTTGATGTAATGCAAAGCTGGATATTCTTTTTTGCATACTTACATGtacataataaattgtgtattaatttgtcatgtaaataaatgcgtgtaatatatacaaaatcaTTAAAAACGTATGAACAATGCGTgcataattgttttttttttttatttgcattttatttttttttttttaaacaattttacaTGTACATGTTCTataattcatttgttttaaatagttACCCATTATTCGTACTTTATTGTTTATGCatactatattttatacaatgAATAATTCGTATTTTACACTTTTTTATACCAGCATTATGTAATAATCGCATTTGTATTGTACATTACATATGGCAACATTTCATTTCGCGTATTTATATACCCCCTTTAGTGCACACGATTTATATTACCGTTCATGTTATGCATAAACAGCATAATATCCAAActttaataaaacattgTTTCAATGCATTTTATGGTAAAAAGCTGTTATATCTCCAAAATAATTGCACACTTTGCATTATTACTTTTACGAGTTTTTGcattttactatttttgcagaaaataatatgtgcaagtcatatttttctacaAATCCACACACAATTTATATGAACTGTGCATgcattcatttttaaatttattatccaGTTAGCGAATTATAAAACCATTTAGTAGTTTTATAATTCCATTA
This genomic interval from Plasmodium chabaudi chabaudi strain AS genome assembly, chromosome: 11 contains the following:
- a CDS encoding histone H2A, putative, which encodes MSAKGKTGRKKAVKGTSNSAKAGLQFPVGRIGRYLKKGKYAKRVGAGAPVYLAAVLEYLCAEILELAGNAARDNKKSRITPRHIQLAVRNDEELNKFLAGVTFASGGVLPNIHNVLLPKKSQLKSGATANQDY